A region from the Bos mutus isolate GX-2022 unplaced genomic scaffold, NWIPB_WYAK_1.1 CTG218, whole genome shotgun sequence genome encodes:
- the LOC138986858 gene encoding melanoma antigen preferentially expressed in tumors-like, whose product MGVQAPPRLLELASQSLLQDEALAIAALEELPVELFPPLFTAAFAGRHTHTVKAMVQAWPFACLPLGALMKDHQPHLETFQAALDGLDLLLAQEVRPRRWKLQVLDLRRNAHQDFWTSWSGIKASVCSLLEPEPAQPMQKMHRVEAQAGLKPARAPVEVLVDLCLKEDTLDETISYLLKKAKQRRSLLNLRCQKLRIFTIPVESIRRILKLMQLDSIQDLEVNCTWNLATLASFLPHLGWMGNLRRLLLSHIHVLPRTAPIQEEHCVAQLTAQFLNLPHLQELYLDSISFLKGRLHPCLKTPLETLWITNCQISESDLRYLSQCPSVGLLKHLCLSGLNLTNLSLEPLQVLIERTSATLQDLDLDECGIMDSQFSALLPSLSRCSQLTTFSFCGNHISMAVLESLLDHTVGLSKLSLVLYPAPLESYEDVRGTLHLGLLAQLHARLKRLLCASGRASTVWFKANPCPHCGDQIVYSTEPILCPCYMPT is encoded by the exons ATGGGCGTCCAGGCCCCACCCCGACTCCTGGAGCTGGCTAGCCAGAGCCTCCTGCAGGATGAAGCCTTGGCCATCGCAGCCCTGGAGGAGCTGCCCGTCGAGCTCTTCCCGCCACTGTTTACAGCGGCCTTTGCCGGGAGGCACACCCATACCGTGAAGGCGATGGTGCAGGCCTGGCCCTTTGCCTGCCTCCCTCTGGGCGCCCTGATGAAGGACCACCAGCCTCATCTGGAGACCTTCCAGGCTGCGCTCGACGGCCTGGACCTCCTGCTTGCTCAGGAGGTGCGCCCCAG GCGGTGGAAGTTGCAGGTGCTGGACTTGCGCCGGAATGCCCACCAGGACTTCTGGACCTCGTGGTCTGGCATCAAGGCCAGCGTTTGCTCACTGCTGGAGCCTGAGCCAGCGCAGCCCATGCAGAAGATGCACAGAGTGGAGGCGCAGGCGGGGCTGAAGCCGGCACGGGCCCCAGTGGAGGTGCTGGTCGACCTGTGCCTCAAGGAGGACACGCTGGACGAAACCATCAGCTACCTGTTGAAGAAGGCCAAGCAGAGGAGGAGCCTGCTGAACCTGCGCTGCCAGAAGCTGAGAATTTTCACCATCCCCGTGGAGAGCATCAGGAGGATCCTGAAGCTGATGCAGCTGGACTCCATCCAGGACCTGGAGGTGAACTGCACCTGGAACCTGGCCACGCTGGCCAGCTTCCTGCCACACCTGGGCTGGATGGGCAACCTGCGCCGGCTGCTGCTTTCGCACATCCACGTGTTGCCGCGCACTGCCCCTATCCAGGAGGAGCACTGTGTTGCCCAGCTCACTGCCCAGTTCCTGAACCTGCCCCACCTGCAGGAGCTCTACCTGGATTCCATCTCCTTCCTCAAGGGTCGCCTGCACCC GTGCCTGAAGACCCCTCTGGAGACCCTGTGGATCACCAACTGCCAGATTTCAGAGTCAGACCTGAGGTACCTGTCACAGTGCCCGAGCGTCGGCCTGCTGAAGCACCTGTGCCTCAGTGGGCTCAACCTGACCAACCTCAGCCTGGAGCCCCTGCAGGTCCTGATCGAGAGGACCTCGGCCACCCTGCAGGACCTGGACCTGGATGAGTGTGGCATCATGGACTCCCAGTTCAGCGCCCTCCTGCCCTCCCTAAGCCGCTGCTCCCAGCTCACCACCTTCAGCTTCTGTGGCAACCACATCTCCATGGCCGTGCTGGAGAGCCTGTTGGACCACACCGTGGGGCTGAGCAAGCTGAGTCTGGTGCTGTACCCTGCACCCCTGGAGAGCTATGAGGATGTGCGCGGCACCCTGCACCTGGGCCTCCTGGCTCAGCTGCATGCCCGGCTCAAGCGGCTGTTGTGCGCGTCTGGGCGGGCCAGCACGGTCTGGTTCAAAGCTAACCCCTGTCCGCACTGTGGTGACCAGATTGTCTACAGCACCGAGCCCATCCTGTGCCCCTGCTACATGCCCACCTAG